In one Maniola jurtina chromosome 13, ilManJurt1.1, whole genome shotgun sequence genomic region, the following are encoded:
- the LOC123871103 gene encoding uncharacterized protein LOC123871103 isoform X2, with amino-acid sequence MDRNKLIAYLLLRRHYSILKIRQRRYWIHPLSKGMNPNGEFFSKKYEALKIDEKKFVAYFRMSISSFEELLSELSKYIQKKKNKGRKPVTALEMLGLTLRFLATGSDFKTMHTNYFRGASTIAKIVRTVCRAIWKHLSSQNIPPITKQVLEDVAIEFDKKANFPNCIGALDGDEAFSISNNVMRPYSGKHLSVQQRVYNYRLSRARRYVECAFGILANKWRIFHRSMNVQYEFATDIIKACCVMHNFVLNRDGVQATDDIIFDDSDLQMLHLPTANENNLSPHLIRNDFCNYFSSDVGALSWQLNKI; translated from the exons ATGGATCGTAATAAACTTATTGCTTATTTGTTATTAAGAAGACATTATTCTATCTTAAAAATACGGCAAAGAAGATACTGGATACATCCATTAAGTAAGGGTATGAATCCAAATGGCGAGttcttttctaaaaaatacGAAGCATTAAAGATAgacgaaaaaaaatttgttgCCTACTTTAGAATGAGTATATCATCATTTGAAGAGCTATTAAGCGAGTTATCAAAATATatacagaagaaaaaaaataaaggaaGAAAACCAGTTACTGCTTTGGAAATGCTGGGCTTAACTTTAAG atTTCTAGCAACCGGCAGTGACTTTAAAACCATGCATACGAATTACTTCCGAGGAGCAAGTACAATAGCAAAAATTGTAAGGACAGTTTGTCGCGCCATATGGAAACATCTATCAAGTCAAAATATACCTCCTATAACAAAACAGGTTCTAGAAGATGTCGCTATTGAGTTTGACAAGAAAGCAAATTTTCCTAACTGCATAGGAGCTCTTGATG GAGATGAAGCATTCTCAATTTCGAATAACGTCATGCGCCCTTACTCAGGAAAACATTTGTCGGTACAACAAAGAGTTTACAATTATCGACTGAGTCGTGCCCGAAGATATGTCGAGTGCGCTTTTGGCATCCTAGCCAATAAATGGCGCATATTTCATCGATCTATGAATGTGCAATACGAATTTGCGACAGACATTATCAAGGCATGTTGTGTAATGCACAACTTTGTTTTGAATCGAGATGGAGTACAAGCGACCGATGACATTATCTTTGATGATTCTGATCTGCAAATGTTGCATTTGCCCacagcaaatgaaaataatttaagccCACATCTAATACGGAATGATTTTTGTAATTACTTTTCCAGTGATGTTGGCGCCCTAAGTTGgcaattaaacaaaatatga
- the LOC123871103 gene encoding protein ALP1-like isoform X1 — protein MDRNKLIAYLLLRRHYSILKIRQRRYWIHPLSKGMNPNGEFFSKKYEALKIDEKKFVAYFRMSISSFEELLSELSKYIQKKKNKGRKPVTALEMLGLTLRFLATGSDFKTMHTNYFRGASTIAKIVRTVCRAIWKHLSSQNIPPITKQVLEDVAIEFDKKANFPNCIGALDGKHVRITCPAHSGSLFYNYKGYNSIVLLALVDSRYRFIFVDIGAYGKESDSTVFQNSKLYDLIMTRKLPIPVPKPLPGSQNETPFVFVGDEAFSISNNVMRPYSGKHLSVQQRVYNYRLSRARRYVECAFGILANKWRIFHRSMNVQYEFATDIIKACCVMHNFVLNRDGVQATDDIIFDDSDLQMLHLPTANENNLSPHLIRNDFCNYFSSDVGALSWQLNKI, from the exons ATGGATCGTAATAAACTTATTGCTTATTTGTTATTAAGAAGACATTATTCTATCTTAAAAATACGGCAAAGAAGATACTGGATACATCCATTAAGTAAGGGTATGAATCCAAATGGCGAGttcttttctaaaaaatacGAAGCATTAAAGATAgacgaaaaaaaatttgttgCCTACTTTAGAATGAGTATATCATCATTTGAAGAGCTATTAAGCGAGTTATCAAAATATatacagaagaaaaaaaataaaggaaGAAAACCAGTTACTGCTTTGGAAATGCTGGGCTTAACTTTAAG atTTCTAGCAACCGGCAGTGACTTTAAAACCATGCATACGAATTACTTCCGAGGAGCAAGTACAATAGCAAAAATTGTAAGGACAGTTTGTCGCGCCATATGGAAACATCTATCAAGTCAAAATATACCTCCTATAACAAAACAGGTTCTAGAAGATGTCGCTATTGAGTTTGACAAGAAAGCAAATTTTCCTAACTGCATAGGAGCTCTTGATGGTAAACATGTCCGTATTACATGTCCTGCGCACAGTGGATCACTGTTTTACAATTATAAGGGCTATAATTCAATAGTTTTATTAGCTCTTGTAGATTCTAGATATAGATTCATTTTTGTCGATATAGGAGCGTATGGCAAGGAAAGTGACTCCACCGTTTTCCAGAACTCTAAACTTTATGATTTGATTATGACACGCAAATTACCTATTCCTGTACCAAAGCCTTTACCAGGTTCTCAAAATGAAACTCCATTTGTTTTTGTAGGAGATGAAGCATTCTCAATTTCGAATAACGTCATGCGCCCTTACTCAGGAAAACATTTGTCGGTACAACAAAGAGTTTACAATTATCGACTGAGTCGTGCCCGAAGATATGTCGAGTGCGCTTTTGGCATCCTAGCCAATAAATGGCGCATATTTCATCGATCTATGAATGTGCAATACGAATTTGCGACAGACATTATCAAGGCATGTTGTGTAATGCACAACTTTGTTTTGAATCGAGATGGAGTACAAGCGACCGATGACATTATCTTTGATGATTCTGATCTGCAAATGTTGCATTTGCCCacagcaaatgaaaataatttaagccCACATCTAATACGGAATGATTTTTGTAATTACTTTTCCAGTGATGTTGGCGCCCTAAGTTGgcaattaaacaaaatatga